Proteins from a single region of Aerococcus viridans:
- the pfkA gene encoding 6-phosphofructokinase, translating to MGKRIGILTSGGDAPGMNAAIRAVVRKAIHDGDEVFGIRYGYRGLAEGDIFQMAERDVSDLTSRGGTMLYTARYPEFQDEEGRRPAIEQLKKHGIDSLVVIGGDGSYRGAASLAAEGIQTVGIPGTIDNDIPGTEYTIGFDTACNTALEAIDKIRDTATSHLRTFVIEVMGRNAGDIAVWTGIGSGAEQIIIPETEFNMDEVVANIEEGRRRGKKHSIIILAEGVMEGHEFADKLYEYDDYHARVTVLGHVQRGGSPTARDRVLAALFGSKAVELLHEGASGVCVGISGENIIATDINEALKTKGHSRSSQVNLYNINSEISF from the coding sequence ATGGGAAAACGTATAGGAATTTTAACTAGTGGTGGAGACGCACCTGGTATGAACGCAGCTATCAGAGCAGTTGTCCGTAAGGCAATTCATGACGGAGATGAAGTTTTCGGTATTCGCTATGGTTATCGTGGCTTAGCTGAAGGCGATATTTTCCAAATGGCGGAACGCGATGTAAGTGATTTGACTTCTCGTGGAGGAACCATGCTATATACTGCTCGTTATCCAGAATTTCAGGATGAAGAAGGTCGTAGACCTGCTATTGAACAATTAAAAAAACATGGTATTGACTCTTTAGTAGTAATTGGTGGGGATGGTTCTTACCGTGGTGCTGCATCATTAGCGGCAGAAGGTATTCAAACTGTCGGCATTCCAGGAACAATTGATAATGATATTCCTGGCACCGAATATACAATCGGTTTTGATACGGCATGTAATACTGCCTTGGAAGCAATCGATAAAATTCGTGATACGGCTACTAGTCATCTTCGTACATTCGTAATCGAAGTGATGGGACGTAATGCGGGTGATATTGCTGTATGGACTGGTATCGGTTCAGGTGCTGAGCAGATTATTATTCCGGAAACGGAATTTAATATGGATGAAGTTGTTGCGAATATTGAAGAAGGTCGTCGTCGCGGTAAGAAACACTCTATTATTATTCTTGCTGAAGGTGTAATGGAAGGTCATGAATTTGCCGACAAACTTTATGAATATGACGATTATCATGCACGTGTTACTGTGTTGGGACACGTTCAACGTGGTGGATCGCCTACAGCTCGTGACCGTGTGTTAGCAGCATTATTCGGCTCTAAAGCTGTTGAATTGCTACATGAGGGGGCTAGCGGTGTTTGTGTGGGTATCAGTGGAGAAAATATTATCGCTACTGATATTAATGAAGCATTGAAAACAAAAGGGCACTCACGTTCATCACAAGTAAATCTATACAATATCAACTCAGAAATTTCATTTTAA
- a CDS encoding shikimate kinase: MPIILTGFMGVGKSTVGRILANKLGVPFVDMDCYIEARRGQTIAEIFDQIGESGFRLLEFQILTELLEAEENDALVISTGGGIVETVECRQLLAQQDKVFYLQDSFETSWQRINRGGPGNNGRPLVNANSKSQMAAKYQRRIPLYEEASNYLLDVRQTDAHETAELIRKMS, encoded by the coding sequence ATGCCAATCATATTAACAGGATTTATGGGTGTCGGAAAGTCAACGGTCGGGCGCATTTTGGCCAACAAGTTAGGGGTCCCATTTGTGGACATGGACTGCTATATCGAGGCCCGTAGAGGTCAGACGATTGCAGAAATCTTTGATCAAATTGGAGAATCGGGTTTTAGATTATTGGAGTTTCAAATCTTGACGGAATTACTAGAGGCTGAAGAAAATGACGCTCTAGTGATTTCAACCGGTGGTGGTATTGTGGAAACGGTTGAGTGTCGCCAACTGCTAGCCCAACAAGATAAGGTTTTCTACTTACAAGATAGCTTTGAAACTTCTTGGCAACGGATTAATCGTGGCGGCCCCGGTAACAATGGCCGCCCCTTAGTCAATGCCAATAGTAAAAGTCAAATGGCGGCCAAGTATCAACGACGAATTCCTTTATACGAGGAAGCGTCGAATTACCTACTAGATGTTCGTCAAACCG
- the pyk gene encoding pyruvate kinase → MEKNTKIVCTIGPASESVDTLVQLIESGMNVARLNFSHGDHDEHLARINNIREASEKTGRRVAILLDTKGPEIRTNNMKDHKPVTLVKGSEVRVSMTEVEGDETKFSITYTELINDVEKGSHILIDDGLVDLLVTDIDTANNEIVTEVQNTGIVKDKKGVNVPGVSVQLPGITEKDANDIRFGLENDIDYIAASFVRKPSDVLEIREILEETGNESVQIIPKIENQEGVDNLDDILSVSDGLMVARGDLGVEIPAEQVPVVQKDMIRKCNLAGKPVITATQMLDSMQSNPRPTRAEASDVANAIFDGTDAIMLSGETAAGDYPVEAVQTMNRIALVSEGRKEAKTDIGSLKPSTEGDMAEAISQSVAYTARSLRVSTIVAATESGHTAKMISKYRPSAKIIALTFSESQARKLVLAWGVEPFVVEKPASTDEMMSLAGTVAKESGYAQDGDTIIISAGVPVGEKGTTNLMKIQVIGEKLVSGSGIGEKSVVGHAVVVDNAADAVANVKPNSVLVVKSTDNDYNEAIKNAAAVVVEKGGLTSHAAVLGVENGIPVVVGAENATSSIENGQLVTVDARRGIVYNGATTTI, encoded by the coding sequence ATGGAAAAAAACACCAAGATTGTATGTACCATTGGACCCGCATCGGAGTCTGTAGACACTTTAGTTCAACTGATTGAATCAGGTATGAACGTTGCTCGTTTGAACTTCTCTCATGGAGACCACGACGAGCATTTAGCACGTATCAACAACATCCGCGAGGCTTCAGAAAAAACTGGTCGCCGCGTTGCAATCTTATTAGACACTAAAGGTCCTGAAATTCGGACAAACAACATGAAAGACCACAAACCTGTAACATTGGTTAAAGGTTCTGAAGTTCGCGTATCAATGACAGAAGTTGAGGGTGACGAAACAAAATTCTCAATTACATACACTGAATTGATTAATGATGTAGAAAAAGGTTCTCATATCTTAATTGATGATGGTTTAGTAGACTTATTAGTAACTGATATTGACACTGCAAATAACGAAATCGTTACTGAAGTACAAAACACTGGTATCGTCAAAGATAAAAAAGGTGTTAACGTACCAGGCGTTTCTGTTCAATTGCCAGGTATTACTGAAAAAGATGCAAATGATATCCGTTTCGGTCTAGAAAATGATATTGACTATATTGCAGCGTCATTCGTACGTAAACCAAGTGATGTCTTAGAAATCCGTGAAATTCTAGAAGAAACTGGTAACGAATCAGTTCAAATCATCCCTAAAATCGAAAACCAGGAAGGTGTAGATAACTTAGACGATATCTTATCTGTATCTGACGGTTTAATGGTTGCTCGTGGTGACTTAGGGGTAGAAATCCCAGCTGAACAAGTACCAGTTGTACAAAAAGACATGATCCGTAAATGTAACTTAGCTGGTAAACCAGTTATTACAGCTACACAAATGTTAGATTCAATGCAGTCTAACCCACGTCCAACTCGTGCAGAAGCATCTGACGTTGCTAACGCAATCTTTGATGGTACTGACGCAATCATGCTTTCAGGTGAAACTGCTGCCGGTGACTATCCAGTAGAAGCAGTTCAAACAATGAACCGTATTGCATTAGTAAGTGAAGGACGTAAAGAAGCGAAAACTGACATTGGTTCATTAAAACCAAGTACAGAAGGTGACATGGCAGAAGCAATCAGCCAATCTGTTGCTTACACTGCTCGTAGTTTACGCGTTTCAACAATCGTTGCAGCCACTGAATCTGGTCACACAGCGAAAATGATTTCTAAATATCGTCCAAGTGCTAAAATTATCGCTTTAACTTTCTCTGAAAGCCAAGCACGTAAATTAGTTTTAGCATGGGGTGTAGAACCATTTGTTGTTGAAAAACCAGCTTCAACTGACGAAATGATGTCATTAGCAGGTACTGTAGCGAAAGAATCTGGCTACGCTCAGGATGGTGATACAATTATTATCTCTGCTGGTGTACCAGTTGGTGAAAAAGGTACTACTAACTTGATGAAAATCCAAGTTATTGGTGAAAAATTAGTATCAGGTTCAGGTATCGGAGAAAAATCTGTTGTTGGTCATGCAGTAGTTGTAGACAACGCCGCAGATGCAGTAGCTAACGTAAAACCTAACTCTGTATTAGTTGTGAAATCAACTGACAACGACTACAATGAAGCAATTAAAAATGCTGCAGCAGTAGTTGTTGAAAAAGGTGGATTAACAAGCCATGCAGCTGTATTAGGTGTAGAAAATGGTATTCCAGTTGTTGTAGGTGCAGAAAACGCAACTTCTTCAATTGAAAATGGCCAATTAGTAACAGTTGATGCTCGTCGTGGTATCGTTTATAACGGCGCAACTACAACTATCTAA
- the queA gene encoding tRNA preQ1(34) S-adenosylmethionine ribosyltransferase-isomerase QueA — MLTTNDFDFDLPEELIAQVPIQDRLASRLLKLDAQTGDFQDGYFPDVASELEAGDVLVLNNTRVLPARLHGIRPDTGGHIEVLLLNNTEGDKWETLVKPARRIRVGTEIVFGDGQLVAVVTKVLDHGGRIVEFKYNGIFLEVLEALGEMPLPPYIKEKLDNPDRYQTVYAKENGSAAAPTAGLHFTEEFMGDLKDRGVEIAYLTLHVGLGTFRPVSVDDIDAHKMHSEFYRLDQENAIKIRRAQEGGRKVIAVGTTSIRTLETIGTKFKGQVQADSGWTDIFIAPGYQFSVVEGFITNFHLPKSTLIMLVSAFAGRDHVLAAYQHAVEEKYRFFSFGDAMFLRGPQYADLAITAEDIEAAKQRNSQFFTDEDK, encoded by the coding sequence ATATTAACGACAAATGATTTTGATTTTGACTTACCAGAAGAACTGATTGCCCAAGTACCCATTCAAGACCGGCTAGCTAGTAGACTGTTGAAACTTGACGCCCAAACTGGGGATTTCCAGGACGGCTATTTTCCAGATGTAGCTAGTGAACTTGAAGCGGGTGATGTCTTGGTATTGAATAATACCCGAGTATTACCAGCGCGTTTACACGGGATTCGCCCTGATACGGGTGGACATATTGAAGTCTTACTATTAAATAATACGGAAGGCGACAAATGGGAAACCTTGGTTAAACCAGCTCGTCGTATTCGTGTGGGGACTGAGATTGTCTTTGGGGACGGTCAATTAGTGGCGGTTGTTACTAAAGTGCTTGACCATGGCGGCCGAATTGTGGAATTCAAATATAATGGCATCTTTTTAGAAGTCCTTGAGGCTTTAGGTGAAATGCCATTACCGCCATATATCAAAGAGAAACTAGACAATCCTGACCGGTATCAAACCGTCTATGCCAAGGAAAACGGGTCAGCGGCAGCACCAACAGCGGGTCTTCATTTTACAGAGGAATTTATGGGTGACTTAAAAGACCGGGGCGTTGAAATTGCCTATCTAACCTTACATGTTGGGCTTGGGACCTTCCGGCCGGTTTCTGTGGATGATATCGATGCCCACAAAATGCATTCAGAATTCTATCGCTTAGACCAAGAAAATGCGATTAAAATTCGACGTGCCCAAGAAGGTGGACGCAAGGTGATTGCGGTTGGGACGACATCTATCCGCACCCTTGAAACGATTGGAACTAAATTCAAGGGGCAAGTCCAAGCTGATTCTGGTTGGACCGATATTTTTATAGCACCAGGCTATCAATTTAGCGTGGTTGAAGGTTTTATTACTAACTTCCACTTACCTAAATCAACTTTAATTATGTTGGTTTCAGCCTTTGCCGGACGCGACCATGTCCTTGCGGCTTACCAGCATGCAGTTGAAGAAAAATACCGGTTCTTTTCCTTTGGGGATGCCATGTTCTTACGGGGACCCCAATACGCTGATCTAGCGATTACTGCAGAAGATATTGAAGCGGCGAAACAACGAAATAGTCAATTTTTCACTGATGAAGACAAGTAA
- the aroA gene encoding 3-phosphoshikimate 1-carboxyvinyltransferase has protein sequence MKELMIDANALEGTITIPGDKSISHRAIMFASIAKGTTKIEGFLHAEDCISTMNIFRDLGVQIDEEADGSVIVHGKGIEGLTAPDHALDAGNSGTTMRLLAGLFSGFPFKIKMIGDESLSKRPMNRIMLPLRQMGASISGSEGSEFAPLYIQPVDHLNAIEYDMPVASAQVKSSILLAGLTAEGTTIIHEKERSRDHTENMLKNFGVELKVDDKDIYLEGGQSLTATDITVPADISSAAFFIVAALLVKGSKLHMPNVGLNPTRAGIIEVLNNMGANIETCLHEGGLSGDLTVSASDLKATEFGGDIIPALIDEIPIIALAATQAEGRTVIRNAEELKVKETDRIQVTAQELNKMGANIEETEDGMIITGPTPLHAADVDSYGDHRIGMMLQVAALLVKEGTVNLAHPEAVNISFPSFFDDLVALSA, from the coding sequence ATGAAAGAATTAATGATCGATGCCAATGCATTAGAAGGGACAATCACGATTCCTGGGGATAAATCAATTTCTCATCGGGCGATCATGTTCGCTTCTATCGCTAAAGGCACCACAAAAATTGAAGGCTTTCTACATGCGGAAGACTGTATTTCAACTATGAATATATTCCGTGATTTAGGTGTTCAAATTGATGAAGAGGCAGATGGATCTGTCATCGTTCATGGTAAGGGTATTGAAGGCTTAACAGCACCAGATCATGCCTTAGATGCTGGAAACTCCGGTACGACTATGCGTTTACTGGCAGGACTTTTTTCAGGATTCCCATTTAAAATTAAAATGATTGGTGACGAATCCCTATCAAAGCGACCAATGAACCGTATTATGCTACCATTACGTCAAATGGGGGCATCGATTTCCGGCTCAGAAGGTAGCGAGTTTGCGCCTTTGTATATCCAGCCAGTTGACCACTTAAATGCGATTGAATATGATATGCCAGTGGCGTCTGCCCAAGTAAAATCATCGATTTTATTGGCAGGTTTAACTGCCGAAGGTACAACAATTATCCATGAAAAAGAGCGGTCACGTGACCACACTGAAAACATGTTAAAGAACTTTGGCGTTGAACTAAAAGTTGACGATAAAGACATCTATCTAGAAGGTGGCCAAAGCTTAACAGCTACGGATATTACTGTCCCAGCAGATATTTCCTCAGCAGCCTTCTTTATTGTTGCTGCACTATTAGTTAAGGGTTCTAAACTCCACATGCCAAATGTTGGTTTAAATCCAACCCGTGCAGGCATTATTGAAGTTTTGAACAATATGGGTGCCAACATCGAAACATGCTTGCATGAAGGTGGCTTGAGCGGTGACTTAACTGTTTCTGCCAGCGACTTAAAAGCAACAGAATTCGGTGGCGACATTATTCCAGCTTTAATTGATGAAATTCCAATTATCGCTTTAGCCGCAACCCAAGCGGAAGGTAGGACAGTGATTCGTAACGCTGAAGAATTAAAAGTAAAAGAAACTGACCGTATTCAGGTCACAGCCCAAGAGTTAAATAAAATGGGAGCAAACATCGAAGAAACTGAAGATGGCATGATTATTACTGGTCCAACACCATTGCACGCAGCGGATGTGGATAGTTACGGTGACCACCGTATTGGTATGATGCTACAAGTTGCTGCTTTATTGGTAAAAGAGGGAACTGTCAACTTGGCACATCCTGAAGCAGTCAACATTTCTTTCCCAAGCTTCTTCGATGACTTAGTCGCTTTAAGCGCGTAA
- the aroC gene encoding chorismate synthase: MLRFITAGESHGPLETAIIEGIPANLPIDIDKINENLARRQMGYGAGNRMKIEKDQVRITSGVRHGLTLGSPITLIVENRDFKKWTEIMSAEDVEDGIKKRRTVHHPRPGHADLVGGIKYGFKDLRNVLERSSARETTMRVAVGSIAQQILDGLDIEIIAYVKALGGVEGKVDATSLSYEEIRQTTDESELKMIDPSIDEEIKAKIDQAKKDGTTLGGVIEVIAKNVPAGLGSYTQWDKKLDAKLVGAMVSINAFKAAEIGDGVEVASRFGNELMDEIAYDDTQGFYRLTNHMGGFEGGMTTGMPIIVRGYKKPIPTQYHPLQSVDIYTKEPYKASIERSDITAVPRAAIIGETVIATELAQAILEKFPHDDYNELVKAVNNYREYAKNPDIWQNEGE; encoded by the coding sequence ATGCTACGTTTCATTACAGCTGGCGAATCACATGGTCCCTTAGAAACTGCGATCATTGAAGGCATTCCAGCAAACTTACCAATCGATATAGATAAAATCAACGAGAATCTTGCTCGCCGTCAAATGGGTTATGGTGCAGGTAATCGTATGAAAATTGAAAAAGACCAAGTGCGTATTACTTCAGGTGTTCGTCATGGATTAACTTTAGGTTCACCAATTACTTTGATTGTTGAAAATAGAGACTTTAAAAAATGGACTGAAATCATGAGTGCAGAAGATGTAGAAGACGGTATAAAAAAGCGTCGTACTGTGCATCATCCACGTCCGGGGCATGCTGACTTAGTTGGTGGGATCAAATACGGTTTTAAAGATTTACGTAACGTTTTAGAGCGTTCATCTGCTCGTGAAACAACAATGCGTGTAGCCGTTGGTTCTATTGCCCAACAAATCTTAGATGGCTTAGATATTGAAATCATCGCTTACGTTAAAGCTTTAGGTGGCGTTGAAGGTAAGGTTGATGCAACAAGTCTTTCTTATGAAGAAATCCGCCAAACAACGGATGAGTCAGAATTAAAAATGATTGACCCTTCAATTGATGAAGAAATCAAAGCGAAAATTGACCAAGCGAAAAAAGATGGCACTACTTTAGGTGGGGTTATCGAAGTGATCGCTAAAAATGTTCCTGCTGGTTTAGGTTCGTACACACAATGGGACAAAAAATTAGACGCTAAATTAGTAGGTGCTATGGTATCAATCAATGCCTTTAAAGCGGCTGAAATCGGTGACGGTGTTGAAGTGGCTAGCCGTTTTGGTAACGAGTTAATGGATGAAATTGCCTACGACGATACACAAGGTTTCTACCGTTTGACCAACCATATGGGTGGTTTTGAAGGTGGTATGACAACTGGTATGCCAATTATTGTCCGTGGTTACAAAAAACCAATCCCAACACAATACCATCCATTACAATCAGTGGATATCTACACCAAAGAACCGTACAAAGCCTCGATTGAACGTTCTGACATTACGGCGGTACCACGTGCAGCCATTATCGGTGAGACAGTAATCGCTACTGAATTAGCTCAAGCAATTTTAGAAAAATTCCCACATGATGACTACAACGAATTAGTCAAAGCAGTAAACAACTACCGCGAATACGCTAAAAACCCTGACATTTGGCAAAATGAAGGAGAGTAA
- a CDS encoding DNA polymerase III subunit alpha, producing the protein MFVPLHVNSAYSLLTSPMSVEAYVQAGATAGYTHLGLADVNVMSGSLAFVRACEQNGITPLIGLTVQFNIDNVKEELIVYAKNYEGYQHLMALSSSLKLQAEANRRAIYQEITMHADDYIVIFSAMSGPHMRYLKQGDGQADYDQLEKELLWWRRHFSDDQLFLGLSALENEQFHAKAIIELSEQSGIPLVAMPHIQYANPDDFFTQQVLEAIDNNKPMTGIDELKQVKGSHALRSPDQWANMYQASDDQDLVYKESLDRLEAAVKGIDIVFPQVETLLPKYPLPSEYTDTPKYLKDLAEAGLVKRVAEITDAYTDRLAYELSVIHDMGFDDYFLIVWDVMNYAHQHHIQTGPGRGSAAGALVAYVLEITDVDPIANDLLFERFLNPARQNMPDIDLDFPDNKRQEVLDYVYRKYGDNHVAQIATFGTFGARQALRNVGSVFGKAQVTLSEWANTVGNNPNLPAETLTSVHDQSQKLRELIENEVHGQLWFDTARKLEGLPRHVSTHAAGVVIADQPLTLHTPIQASSTHIPNTQYTMGDVEAVGLLKVDFLSLSNLTILHDGLAAVGKLTSRLVKALDIPLDDPKTYEIFQHANTNGVFQFESDGIKNVLKQVAPTSIEDVVAVNALYRPGPVQQIPHFVARKHGREAIAYPHPDLAPILAPTYGIMVYQEQVMQVTQKIAGFSLGEADILRRAIGKKKHETIENVRKQFISGAIENGYQESVAVQIYDYIEAFANYGFNKSHSFAYSYLAYQLAWIKANYPVAFYYGNLKHTRIYDKKGKNLVLEAKNHGVEVVIPDINKSFYGLSVVDDHQLQLGLGDIRGIPKRAVEEMIQAREAEGPFKDFTNFIHRLGKLALKEDILVKLAQAGALDSFGYNRRTLQLEAIPKMITHEQLFKTDNQRQTSLLGDDDLSAMFAPKIVEIDEFDQHQLIENEIETLGQALSINLFEEYEGFYQTGIIDYIENLKENSKAFFLGEVIAVKRITTKKNQPMAFVTIEDQTGQISVTAFPEAYITFAKHLNQGNALLVYGKTQKRNDELQVVLTKAWMLDEDTKVYLNNLSQKQADGSGQADHAGGQKSQLAQSTQAPVCWIRVEDKAKASELKAGLLEVVSKYPGPTRLHFTIVASQENYWLSEKYAIEVTDESVTELITFYGEENVVVK; encoded by the coding sequence ATGTTTGTGCCATTACATGTAAATTCAGCCTATTCCCTATTAACCAGTCCCATGTCTGTTGAGGCATACGTACAGGCAGGGGCGACTGCAGGTTATACCCATTTAGGCTTGGCCGATGTTAATGTCATGTCAGGCAGCTTGGCATTCGTCCGTGCCTGTGAGCAAAATGGCATCACCCCTTTAATCGGGCTAACCGTCCAGTTTAATATTGACAATGTCAAAGAAGAATTGATTGTTTACGCAAAAAACTACGAAGGCTATCAGCATCTGATGGCCCTTTCGTCGTCTTTAAAATTACAAGCAGAAGCCAACCGCCGGGCCATTTACCAAGAAATCACCATGCACGCGGATGATTACATTGTGATTTTTTCTGCTATGAGCGGCCCCCATATGCGGTACTTGAAACAAGGCGACGGTCAGGCAGACTACGACCAGTTAGAGAAAGAGTTACTTTGGTGGCGACGCCATTTTTCAGATGACCAATTATTCCTAGGTCTTTCAGCCTTGGAGAATGAACAATTCCACGCAAAAGCCATCATCGAATTGAGTGAGCAATCAGGGATTCCATTAGTCGCTATGCCGCACATTCAATATGCAAATCCGGATGACTTCTTCACCCAACAAGTCCTTGAAGCCATTGACAATAATAAGCCGATGACAGGGATTGATGAGTTGAAGCAAGTGAAAGGGTCCCATGCACTTAGAAGTCCAGACCAATGGGCCAATATGTACCAAGCCTCAGATGATCAAGATTTAGTTTATAAAGAATCCTTGGACCGATTAGAGGCAGCGGTAAAGGGTATTGATATTGTATTTCCTCAAGTTGAAACCTTACTGCCCAAATACCCGCTACCAAGTGAATACACGGATACACCAAAATACCTAAAAGACCTAGCAGAAGCAGGGTTAGTTAAACGGGTGGCGGAGATTACAGATGCCTATACCGACCGCTTGGCTTATGAATTGTCAGTCATCCATGATATGGGCTTTGACGATTATTTCTTAATCGTTTGGGACGTGATGAACTATGCCCACCAACACCATATTCAAACGGGACCAGGACGTGGGTCAGCTGCCGGGGCCTTAGTGGCTTACGTCTTAGAAATTACAGACGTTGACCCGATAGCAAACGATTTACTATTTGAGCGATTCTTGAATCCAGCACGGCAGAATATGCCGGACATTGACCTGGATTTCCCCGATAATAAACGGCAAGAAGTGCTCGACTATGTCTACCGGAAATACGGAGACAACCATGTAGCACAAATTGCAACCTTTGGGACATTTGGTGCTCGGCAAGCCTTGCGAAATGTCGGATCTGTCTTTGGGAAAGCGCAAGTGACCTTGTCAGAATGGGCTAATACGGTAGGCAATAATCCTAATTTACCAGCTGAAACACTAACATCAGTCCATGACCAGTCACAGAAATTGCGGGAATTAATTGAAAACGAAGTCCACGGGCAATTGTGGTTTGATACCGCCCGTAAACTAGAAGGGTTACCACGTCACGTCTCCACCCATGCGGCCGGTGTTGTGATTGCGGACCAACCTTTAACCTTGCATACACCGATTCAAGCCTCATCTACCCACATCCCAAATACCCAATATACAATGGGGGATGTTGAGGCAGTGGGCCTACTGAAGGTCGACTTCCTGAGTCTATCCAACCTGACTATTTTGCATGACGGGTTAGCGGCCGTTGGTAAATTAACCAGTCGACTAGTCAAAGCCTTGGATATTCCATTAGATGATCCAAAGACTTATGAAATCTTCCAACATGCAAATACCAATGGCGTATTCCAATTTGAATCGGACGGTATTAAGAATGTTTTGAAACAAGTAGCGCCTACATCCATTGAAGATGTGGTGGCTGTTAATGCTTTGTACCGACCAGGTCCAGTCCAACAAATTCCACATTTTGTGGCCAGAAAGCATGGACGTGAAGCTATTGCTTACCCACACCCTGATTTAGCACCAATTTTAGCCCCTACATATGGGATTATGGTCTACCAGGAACAGGTAATGCAGGTGACCCAAAAAATCGCAGGATTTAGCCTGGGTGAAGCGGATATCTTGCGTCGTGCCATCGGTAAAAAGAAACACGAAACCATTGAAAATGTCCGCAAACAATTTATCAGCGGGGCTATTGAAAATGGCTACCAGGAAAGTGTCGCTGTGCAAATTTACGACTATATTGAAGCCTTCGCCAACTACGGTTTCAATAAGTCGCATTCCTTTGCTTACTCATACTTGGCCTACCAGTTGGCTTGGATCAAGGCCAATTATCCAGTTGCTTTTTATTATGGCAACCTGAAACATACAAGGATATATGATAAAAAGGGGAAGAACCTGGTACTCGAAGCGAAAAACCACGGGGTTGAAGTGGTCATTCCAGATATCAACAAGTCATTTTATGGCTTGTCAGTTGTGGACGACCACCAATTACAACTCGGCTTAGGGGACATTCGAGGCATTCCTAAGCGTGCAGTAGAAGAAATGATTCAAGCTCGGGAAGCGGAAGGACCATTTAAGGACTTTACCAACTTTATCCACCGACTTGGAAAGCTCGCCCTCAAAGAAGACATCTTAGTCAAATTAGCCCAAGCAGGTGCATTGGATAGCTTTGGCTACAACCGACGTACCTTACAATTGGAAGCTATCCCTAAGATGATTACCCATGAGCAACTCTTTAAAACAGACAATCAACGCCAAACCTCGCTACTTGGGGACGATGACTTGTCAGCCATGTTCGCACCGAAGATTGTTGAAATCGATGAATTTGACCAACACCAATTAATTGAAAATGAAATAGAAACGCTGGGGCAAGCTTTATCGATTAACCTTTTTGAAGAATATGAAGGTTTTTATCAAACAGGGATTATTGATTACATTGAAAACCTCAAAGAAAATAGCAAAGCCTTTTTCCTAGGGGAGGTTATAGCGGTGAAACGAATTACTACTAAGAAAAATCAACCCATGGCCTTTGTGACAATAGAGGACCAAACGGGGCAGATTTCTGTGACGGCCTTCCCGGAAGCTTATATAACTTTCGCCAAACATTTAAACCAGGGCAATGCCTTGTTGGTTTACGGAAAGACGCAAAAGCGCAATGATGAATTGCAAGTCGTCTTGACTAAGGCTTGGATGTTGGATGAAGATACAAAAGTATATTTAAACAATTTGAGTCAAAAACAAGCAGACGGTTCTGGTCAAGCAGATCATGCTGGCGGACAAAAAAGCCAGCTTGCACAAAGCACCCAAGCCCCAGTCTGTTGGATTCGCGTTGAAGATAAGGCCAAGGCTAGTGAGCTGAAAGCTGGACTACTAGAAGTTGTTAGCAAATATCCGGGTCCAACCAGGCTTCACTTTACAATTGTGGCGAGTCAAGAAAACTACTGGTTGTCTGAAAAGTATGCGATTGAAGTGACGGATGAGTCGGTTACAGAATTGATTACTTTCTATGGCGAGGAAAATGTGGTTGTTAAATAG